CCCTTTCTTGTCCTTGTTATCTTAATCACCTTTGCTCAATATTTTTGTATTTTAGCCGTTGTAGTTGGTGAGTAGCCAATTTTGTTATTATAGAAGAATAAATATATAATAAAGTCATCTAGTCTATTGAGTTTAGTAGATATGGTGATGTAAGCTTTTCCGTCTCCTCTTTTAGCAATAGGTGTAATTGTGTTTTTGCTTTCTCCACTGTTCCATATTTTGATTGTAGTCCACGGTTTAGCATCTGGTATCTCATCTTTTTCGTTTATAGTCCATTGTATAATTATGAGATAAGCCTCATCTTCTTGTTTACCGTTAAAGTAGCATTCAGTTTTCCATTGTAATTCTATTTTTCCATTTAAATAATTAGCTTTAGTAATTTGAGCTGTTTCAAGTCTTCCCTGGGTGAGTGTTAGTACTTTAATATCTGGCATATTTTTGCTTCCATATAGTTTGTCTTTATCAGGTATTGATTGATATAAAGGGGTAATATTGTATTTCATAAACAGGTTATGTCCACTCATTGCAACTCTTTTAGCTCTGCATATAGGCTCCCACACAGGTACTATAATGGGTTCAAACAGTTCCTTTCCTATCCAGCTGACTGCGGCAAATACCATTTTAGCATTTATCTCTTTAACTGGTATTTTAGCCATCTCAAGTTCATCCCTTTTAGCTTTTTTAACCATCTCAATTGATGCATAGCTTTTTCTTTCTCTATTTCTTTTTTTAACGACTCGTATTCCTTTATAATTGGAGAATACGAATTCTCCAATACTTCCGTATATTGTTCCAATTATGGATCCTATATATTTAGCCATGTCTATATTTAGGCACTATTGCTGTAGATGTAGAGTATTCGTTGTTCTGTTTAAAATACACATATAGGATTGGGTGATGTAAAAACTGTTTAACCTTTATCCTAATTTCAGTCTCTGTATTGTATTGTTTTGGTTCAATATGTATGAGTTCAAAGTTTTTAGTATCAAGCACTCCAATTCCTATTTCTTTGTTTTCACTTTTGCTATGCTGTCTTGCTTCAATTTTCATTTTTATTGTTTTATTTGAGTATGTACTGTATAAAACTTCTGGTGGTGCTAGTTTTCCTATAGTAATGAGCATATTTTTCCAATCTGGTGGTATTCCTATCCCCTTCATATTGAGACTGACAAACATATTAAATCCTGATATGTACTTGTGGTGAGTCCTATTCTTGTTTCTCTCTTTTGTCCATATTGGGTCGATTAAGTCTTGCATATGTCTACTTCCTATTTTTGATATAAAGCTCATTTTTTTCTCCCTCATTTGTTGCATTTTAGTATTAACCCGTGTTTTAGGCATCAAGCTTCTAATAAATATCCTATTTTTTCTTCTCTGTAGCACTATTCCCTTAGCTCCCTGTTTCATATTGTATCCAAACATAAGGTTTGCCTGTTCTCTTGTGAGCGACAGTTTACCAATTATTTGTATTATATGCTTAAGCCACATCTCTCAATAAAAACTCCAAATTTCAGATTTCAAATTTCATCCTATAATAATATATTTTCTACACTTTTCTTTTTCATTCTATATTTTTCTATTTTTTTTACATCAAGTCCTTATTGGTTTTACATCATCCTAAAAAGTCAAAAAACTTTTCATTGTTCAAACTCCAATCTTGGCGGTTAAATCGAATGGCATCGACTAAAATAAATATCTTTGATTATGTAGATTCTTTATTTTACTCAGGATAACAAGGATAGGTAGTATCCGCAGATTACAAATTACAGATTACAATTTGATTAAATTAATATGCTCTTGTAGTTTAAGTAACTTTTGTTCATATTCTTTTACCTTTTCTCTTGTCTTTTTTACTATCTCTCGTGGTGCTTTTGAAAGGAAATCGGGTGAACTCAGACGGGCTTGAATGCTTTTGAGAAGCGAGCTAACTTCTAACTGCTCTGTTTCAAGTTTTTTGAGTTCTGCTTTTAAGTCTATAAGACCTGAGAGCGGTATAAATATTTCTACTCCTTTTGTGAGTTTAATGGTGCATCCCTTAGGCACAGACTCTGTAAATTCAATTGCCTTAACTTTACCTAATTTCTCAATGTATAATTTATTTTCATCAATAATTGAGCGTTCACGAGTTCCACACTTTACTAAAAGTCTTATCAATTTAGTTTTAGGAATATTCATAGTAGCTCTTGTATTTCTGCATGTTATTATAATATTTTTGATAATTTCAAATCCTTTTTCGGCATCTGAATCAAAGTAACCCGTCTCCGCCTCCGGCCATTTACTTACCATAATTGATGGTTCTTTATGTGTTATCATTTGCCACACTTCTTCTGTTACAAATGGCATAAATGGGTGTAATAACTTCAAACTACGGTCAAGAATCTCCAATGCAATTCCTTTACACTTCTTTATTTTAATAATTTCAAGGTACCAGTCACAAAAGTCGTGCCATAAGAAGTCGTAAATCCGCATAAGTGGCTCTTGTAATTTATATCTTGAAAGTAATTCAGTCACATCCTTAGTAAGTTTATGTATCCGTGATAATATCCAGCGGTCAGCAAGACTAAGAGGCAAGTCAGGAGACCTGCCTCTACCCGGTTTTTCTTCTGCGTCCGGTAGTGATGCAATAAGTCTGTACGCATTCCAAATTTTGTTCGTAAAATTCCTACCACTTTCAAATGTATTAGTTGCAATATGAGGGTCTTGACCTTCACCAGCCGCAGTTATAAGTGAAAAACGCATCGCATCTGTTCCGTAGTCCTTTATAATATCTCTCGGGTCTATCCCATTACCTAACGATTTTGACATCTTCCTACCCTGTGCATCTCTCACAGTTCCGTGTATATACACATCTTTGAAAGGCGGCTTTCCAGTAAATTCGTAGCCCGCCATAATCATGCGTGCAACCCAGAAAAAGATTATCTCTGATGCAGTACTAAGCATAGAAGTGGGATAAAAATAATTAAGTTCATCTGTCTCCTCTGGCCACCCAAATGTAGAGAATGGCCATAGCCAGGATGAGAACCAAGTATCAAGTACATTAGTATCTTGAACTAATGTCTTTGATTCGCAGTAAGGACAATTTTCCGGCCTCTTAGTAGAAACAATAACCCCATTTTGCATTTTACATTTTTCATTTAGCATTTCCTTGCAATACCATACAGGGATGCGATGTCCCCACCATATCTGTCTTGATATACACCAGTCTTTGATATTATACATCCAGTTCAAATAAACACCTTTCCACCTATCTGGATAAAACTTAATTATGCCATTCTCAACTGCTTCTATTGCTGGCTTAGCCATCTCCTTCATCTTAACAAACCATTGTTCAGATAGGATTGGCTCAACTACAGTATTGCACCTGTAACAGTGACCTAATGAGTAACGATAAGGTGTAGTCTTTGCAAGAAGCCCAATAGTTTTGAGTTCAGATAGAATCTTCTTCCTTGCATCAAATCTATCGAGCCCATTATATTTACCACCATTTTCATTAATCACTCCCCGCTTATCCATAATAAGTATTTTCGGTAAATTATGACGAATAGAAAGCTCAAAATCAATTGGGTCATGAGCGGGTGTAACCTTAACCACTCCGGTACCAAATTTTGGGTCAACTACATCGTCTGAAATAACGGGTATTTCACGATTCATAAGTGGGAGTATTGCCGTGCATTTAATAAACTTAGCATTCTTTTTATCTTTTGGATTAACTGCACAAGCAGTATCACCGAGCATTGTTTCAGGTCGAGTAGTAGCTACTTGTATAAATTTATTTTTACCTTTTACCTGTCCGTCGACAGGCAAGATTGGATAATTGATATAGTAAAGTTTACCATTAATTTCTTTATGTTCTACTTCCTCGTCAGCAAGTGCAGTCTCACACCTCGGGCACCAGTTAACAATGTAATCCCCTTTGTAAATCATCCTCTTTTTATAAAGTCTAACAAAAGCCTCATAAACCGCATTGGATAGCCCTTCATCAAGTGTAAACCTTGTCCGCGTCCAGTCACATGAGCATCCAATATCTTTAAGTTGCGCAATGATAGTATCCTTTTTTTCATGCACCCACTTCCACACAAGTTCAATGAATTTCTCTTTACCTATTTTTTCTTTTGATTCGCCCTTCAGTATTTCTTTCTCAACTATAACTTCAGTAGCAATCCCTGCATGGTCGACTCCTGGTAGCCATTCAGCTTCAAATCCCTGCATCCGCTTCCATCTAATGAATATATCCTGTATTGTGTTATTTAGAGCTTGCCCAAGATGCAGGACATCAGTTACATTTGGTGGTGGTATTACAATTGAAAATGGCTTAAGTTCAGGATTAGGGCTTGCATTAAAATAGCCGTTATCAAGCCAAAACTTGTACCACTTACCCTCTACTTCCTTTGGATTGTATATTTTATGAATTTGCATGTGAAACTTTAATAGATTAAAAGAAGCATGTTACTTCATCTTTTTATTTATACTCCAATATTACTCTTTTGTCAACTAATTTTTATTTTTTGTTTGACAGTAAAGGGAAAGCAAAGTATTATAAGTAAATGGTCATTAACCCAAAGTGGAAAATTTAGCCAAAAAAGTTTCCAACTCTAAATTTGTAGTGACACTAACAGGAGCTGGCGTTTCAGCAGAGAGTGGCATTTCTACATTTAGAGATAAAGATGGGCTCTGGAAAACCTATCGTGTCGATGAGCTTGCTACTCCTAATGCATTTGCAAGGAATCCTAAATTAGTATGGGAATGGTATGAATGGCGCAGAAATATAATCCGCAACGCCTCTCCTAACCCAGCCCATTATGCAATTGCAAAATTAGAAAGAACTCTACAAAATTTCCTACTCATCACCCAAAATGTAGACAATCTACATAAAGTAGCGGGTTCAGAAAAAATAATAGAGTTACATGGTAATATATTTAAGAATAAATGCTCAAGGTGTGGCAAAATTTACGATGCAACTAAAGGGCCAGTCCCTTTGGGACAGTCCCTTGAAAATCTGCAGTGTGATTGTGGTGGTCTTTTACGTCCCGATGTCGTATGGTTTGGTGAATCTATTCCCCATATTGAAGCTGCATTTAATGCAAGTTCAACTTGTGATTTTATGTTAGTTGTAGGCACCTCTGGAACAGTGGAGCCAGCTGCTTCTCTTCCCTATATTGCTAAAAGGGCTGGTGCCTTTATCCTTGAGATTAACCTGAATGAGACTCCGCTCACTCAGGTTGCTGATTATTCTATATTTGGTAAAGCAGGAGAAATACTACCAACTTTAGTGCAAAATTTATTGACAGTTCAAAAATTTAAAGTATAATTTAAAGAGTAAAATTATGAATTATAAATGCTGAATGCTAAATTAAGAAATTCATAATTGAGCATTAAGAATTTAGCATTTCTAAAGTGAAGAGGCGTTATCTAATTGCAGGAAATTGGAAGATGAACAAAACAATTGGAGAAGCAGTAGAGTTAGCAACTAAAATAAAAACTGGACTCACCGAGATAGACGATATAGATATAGCCATATTCCCACCATTTACTGCTCTATATCCTGTTTATGAAGTAATAAAGGAGTCAAATATTAATTTAGGGGCTCAAAATTTATGGTACGAATCTAATGGTGCCTATACAGGTGAGATTTCACCTATCTTCATTGTAGATGTAGGCTGTAAGTATGTGATTATAGGACATTCAGAGCGTAGACAATACTGTGGTGAAACAGCTGAACTTGTAAACCGTAAGCTTAAGACAGCACTCAAATATGGACTTATCTCCATTGTTTGTATAGGTGAAACAATAGAAGAAAGAGAGAATGGAAAAACATACGAATTAGTTGAGCGTGAATTCAATGTTGCATTTGATGGCCTTCTACCGGGGACAGTCCCCATACGGGGACAGTCCCCTTTTCTACCTATAACTATAGCTTATGAGCCAATCTGGGCAATTGGAACTGGGTTTACAGCAACTCCTAAAATTGCAGAAGAAGTGCATAAGTTTATAAGGAAATTGGTGGAAACTAAATATGGTTACAAAGTAGCAGAAGAGTTTCGCATCCTTTATGGTGGTAGTGTGAACTCTGAAACCATATCTGGACTCCTCCGTGAGCCTGACATAGATGGCGTCCTTGTAGGAGGGGCGAGTTTGGATGCAAAATCATTCATAGAAATAGTTAAGAAAGCAAACAGTATATGAAAATTATGAATTATAAATGCTGAATGCTAAATTAAGAAATTCATAATTGAGCATTAAGAATTTAGCATTTCTAATGTGAAGATTGGTATAACAATAGGCGACCCATCTGGGATTGGACCTGAGGTAACACTAAAAGCTTTACAATCTCTTAAAACCATAAATGAGGTGCGACCTCAAGAGGTGCAACCTCAAGCTGTTGTAATAGGAGCCCAGTCTATAATTGATGAGACAATAGAAAGATTTGGCATTCAATGGGATGGCGAAGTAATAAATTGTAGCGAGCTCAAAAGAGTGGATGTAGGCTATGGGAAGCTATCAGCGTTAGCTGGTAGGGCAGCTTATAGTTTTATTTTAAAAGGATACGAGCTTATAAACGATAAAAAAATTGACGCCTTAGTGACAGCTCCAATTTGTAAAGCTTCGCTAAATCTTGCCGGTTTTAACTTTCCAGGTCATACTGAGTTGCTTGCAAATCTATCAAATACAAAACGGTTTGCAATGATGCTTTGTGGTGATGAAATTAGAGTAACACTTGTGACAACACATATTCAACTTAAAAGAGTTCCTGAGGTACTAACAAAAGAGCAAATTGTTGAAAAAATAGAACTAACATATGAGTTTTTGAGTACCCGTTTTAACATCCATTCACCCAAAATTGGCATTTGTGCTTTAAATCCACATGGGGGTGAGGGTATTTTTGGTAACGAAGAAGCTCTAATAATAAAACCAGCAATAGATGATGCAAAGAAAAAAGGAATTCTTGTTGATGGTCCCTATGCAGCAGATACTTTATTTACACGTACTGATTTTGATGCAATAATAGCTATGTATCATGACCAAGGTTTAATTCCTATTAAACTCAAGGAATTTGGTCATGCAGTAAATGTGACTATAGGACTACCTTTTGTTCGTACATCTCCAGACCATGGTACAGCTTTTGATATAGCAGGAAAAGGGATAGCAAATCCTGAGAGTATGATTCGGGCAATAAAGCTGGCAGTCCGGCTGGCTCAACTGAAGCCAGAAAGATTAGCTGAGGGTAGGACATAATTCAATTTCTTATGGATGAGTTAAAAGAGATTGCAAAAGATGTAAGAAAGGATATAATTAAGATGCTTACTAAAGCGGGCTCAGGCCACCCCGGGGGTTCGCTTTCCTGTGTTGAGATTCTAGTCACTCTTTATTTTAAAGTGCTGCGTCATAATCAAGCAAATCCTAAATGGGAGGATAGGGACAGATTCGTCCTCTCCAAAGGTCATGCGGCACCCACCCTTTACGCTGTTCTTTCGAGAGTTGGCTATTTTCCGCGTGACTGGCTGTGGGAGTTAAGGAAGTGTGGTGCAAGGCTACAAGGCCATCCTTACTCATTATCTACCCCAGGAGTAGAGGCATCAACAGGGTCACTTGGCCAAGGGTTATCAATTGCAAATGGGATAGCATTAGCTGGTAAGATTGACAAGAAAGATTACCGTGTATATGTGCTCATTGGGGATGGTGAAATTGACGAAGGTGAAATATGGGAGGCAAGTCTAACTGCGTCCAGGTTTAAACTTGATAACCTTTGTGCTATACTTGACCACAATAGATTTCAGATAGATGGCTCAATAAAGGAAATAAAAGACCCTTATCCATTAAAAGAAAAGTGGCAATCATTTGGGTGGGAAGTCTTTGAGGTAGATGGTCATAATTTTAATGCGCTCCCGGATGTATTTTCTAATGCAAAGCATATAAAAGGGAAACCAACAATAATAATTGCAAATACTATAAAGGGAAAGGGAGTCTCATTTATGGAGAATGCTATAGAGTGGCATGGCAAGGCGCCAAATGAAGTGGAAGCAAAAAAGGCGATTGAGGAGATAGAGAGGGGTGAGTCCTCAAATGGATGACCTTATTTCACTCAGGGAAGCTTATGGTGAAACACTGATAGAACTCGGTAAAGTTAATCCAAACATTATAGTATTGGATGCAGACCTATCGTTTTCTACAAAGACCCATTTGTTTAAAGATGCCTTTCCTGATAGATTTTTTGACCTCGGCATTTCAGAGGCTGATATGATGGGTACAGCGGCTGGTTTAGCTTCTTGTGGCAAGACAGTTTTTGTATCCACTTTTGCAGTGTTTGCAACTGGTAGAGCATGGGACCAGATAAGATTAGGGATTGCTTATCAAAAACTACCAGTTAAAATAGTTGCCTCCCATGGTGGGATTGGGATTGGTGAAGACGGGTACTCACATCAAGCTGTCGAAGATATAGCTCTCATGAGAGTTCTACCCAGTATGAGAGTGATAGTTCCCTGTGACGTAGTTCAGACACGTGCAGTTATCCGATTAGTAGCTAATGAAGAAGGTCCATTTTATGTCAGGCTTGTAAAACAGAGGTTGCCAATAATTTATAAATATGGCTGTAATTTTGAACTTGGCAAATCCATAACACTGAGAGCTGGTAATGACATTACTATCGGAGCTATAGGCTCTTTGGTGTATGAAGCATTACAATCATACGAAATTTTAAAATCAAATAAAATAGAGGCAAGGGTAATTGACTTTGCATCAGTTAAGCCAATAGATAAAGAGGCAATAAAAAGGGCTTGTGATGAAACACAAGGTATTATAACCTGTGAAGACCATACAGTAATAGGTGGACTTGGCGATGCAGTAGCTGAAGTAATTTTATCCTATCGACCGATTCCTCATAGGAGAGTTGGGATTCAAGATATTTATGGAGAATCTGGTTCAACTAAAGATTTATATGAAAAATACGGCTTAAGTTCACACCATATAGTAGAGAAAGCAATGGAGTTGTTGAAATGACAGTAGTATGTGTATAGATTGCTTCGCTATCGCTCGCAATGACAGTGGGTAGGTTCACAATGACAGCTCAAATTATCTAACTATCATTGCTATCACTCTATTGCCTGCATTCTCCATATGGTTTGCGAGTGCCCCAATTAAGCGAGTAGCTTTTAATAAATGGTAAACAGAAACTGCATCAATAGAGAGCTCGAAAATCTTCTTTCCTAATTTATGTTCTATAAGGTCTGCTTCTCTCTCTTTTTCGTGTATCGCCTCCATTGCACGAATTGTAGCTTCTCTGCTAATCTTCCTTAAAGACAGTCTTACTATGTCTTTCAAATTCACTATAGCTTCTCCATATTCTTTTATACTCTCAAGTACCTTATAGAAGTGCTGCAGGAATAGTTCCTTAACTTCATCTGCTAACTTTGTATGTTTAAGTGTAAGCCATATAGCAATATCCTCTGCAAAATCGAGTACTGTATCCTGTTCACTTAAGCAAGTGAGAAAATCAGTTTTATCTACTGACATGAATATATTCCTTGGGAGCGATTTTCTAATCTCTATTTTCAAAGTATCAGCTTCCTGTTCAAATTCTACAATCTTTGGAACTATACTTTCACATTTCTCATAATTTCCATTACAGTAACATTCTATAAGTTCTTTCAGCACCTTAACGCATTCCTCAACTTTTGCTGCGTGTGCAAGAAGTCCATCAAATGGTGACTTCTTAATTATGTCTTTCATTGGTGTCCTTATGTGCTCGTCCATTTTTCACCTCCTAATCATTGAGAGGCTGTTTAGCATTCTATAGATACTTATCTACCAGGAATCTATAAGCACCAATAAAAATGCTATCACCTCCTGTTTTCATTTGACCTCCTCTCTATTGTATAATATAATTTGTTACAAAAGAGGCCAACATAATTTAAAACCAAAAAACAACTTTCCTTTGCACTCCTCCCTGCTATTCAAAAGATTAAATCCAGTGACCCCTTAAAGATTATATTTGACTCCATTGGCTGGTCCTTTATTCTACCACTTGTAGAGAAATCATATTCAATACAAGGAAATGAAGCTTATAATCCAATCTCTATCTTCAAATGTTTTCTCTTGCCTTACCTTAGAGAGATGACACTTTCTATCGCATTATGCGACTTCTTATAGCTCAGCTTGTTACAATCGGTATTATAAAAGGCAAGAAAATAGCTATTGATTCTTCTCATATCTCCGCTTATTCCAATCCAAAAAAGCATTCAGATCCTGATGCACAATAGGGTTGTAAAAGTGAGGACTACTATTTCTTTGGATACAAAATCCACCTCGTAGTTGACACAGAATCACAATTGCCTATTGATGTTATAGTTACGCCTAGCAATAAAGCAGATAGTCCTTATGCCCGACCCCTCATTGAGAAAACTAAAGAACTTGTCTCACCAAAATTAGCTGCAATGGATGCTGCTTACGATTCGCACGATAACTACCAACTTTGTAATAGCTCTGATATAATCCCAATCATCGACTTAGGAGTGGAAACTCTTTTATAATCTCAGGACAAGTGTAGAGAGATGTTTTTCAGAACTCAAGGGTCAGCATTTACTTGAAGACCCAAAGGTACGAGGAATTGTAGGAATATCAATTCATACATTTTTAAGCATAATAGCACTAATTATCAAACGAATCAAGGACTTCATTTTCATAGGAGTACATACTTTTACTCAATCCAGCACATAATTTATGTGCTGTGTAGTTCTTTCACATATTTGAATTTCAAAGAGCGTAGTTTTTATCCACTTGAAGTGGATTTAAAATTTCACCTCACAGAACTTTTACCAGAAAAACTGCTCATTTCTAAACAGCCTCTTGAAATTAAAATCATTGCAAAATGATTATTTTGCTTATAGGTTCGAATTCGCTTGCTTTTAATATGCAGAAGTACACACCGCTTGCAACCCTCTTACCATCATCTGAACATTCATCCCATTTGACAGTATGTTTTCCCGCGGGCATTGGCTTATCTACCAAAGTCTGTACCAGTTTACCTGTGACATTGTATATCTTTAAGGTTACACGACTTCTTTTAGAGAGTATATATTGAATATTGACTTCTTTAAAACAAGGGATTGGGATAGGTTTGTAGTAATCTTGGATTTAACATCAAGCATTCTGTATTTTGCGTTTTTCTCTTCTGCACCGGTGGTAGAATAGCGAAGTATTAGACCAAGGTCTCCAACAGCCCAGCCCTCATCTTTGCTTATAAAATAGACAGAACACGGAATGATAAAATGTAGCCCGGGCGTAGTATGCCACTGGTTGTCGTAGAAGTGCAGTATTTTTAGAGAATCCGGCGTGTCCTCAATACCATATCCCACTGCCCAACCTTCCTCTTCAACAGGGAAATGTACACAGTGAAGGTAAAGCTCAAAAGATGGAGGGGGACTCCATACTATACTCCACTCATTTCCATCCCAATGAATTACCTCTCCTCCAACTGCCCAGCCATTAGTAGAGCTTGTGAAATGAACCGAATGCAAACATCCTCCAGTTGGGCTACTTACTTCACTCCAACTTTCACCATCCCAATGGAGTATAACACCGGGTCCATTAACTACCCAACCAACTGCCCACCCATTGGTGGGAGAGATAAAAAAAAACTGAGTATAGATGTTCAGTTGTCGGACTTGTGAATGTGTTCCATATTTCTCCATCGTACTGGAGTATAGTACCAAAGTTACCAACTGCC
The bacterium genome window above contains:
- the tpiA gene encoding triose-phosphate isomerase yields the protein MKRRYLIAGNWKMNKTIGEAVELATKIKTGLTEIDDIDIAIFPPFTALYPVYEVIKESNINLGAQNLWYESNGAYTGEISPIFIVDVGCKYVIIGHSERRQYCGETAELVNRKLKTALKYGLISIVCIGETIEERENGKTYELVEREFNVAFDGLLPGTVPIRGQSPFLPITIAYEPIWAIGTGFTATPKIAEEVHKFIRKLVETKYGYKVAEEFRILYGGSVNSETISGLLREPDIDGVLVGGASLDAKSFIEIVKKANSI
- a CDS encoding transketolase, with translation MDELKEIAKDVRKDIIKMLTKAGSGHPGGSLSCVEILVTLYFKVLRHNQANPKWEDRDRFVLSKGHAAPTLYAVLSRVGYFPRDWLWELRKCGARLQGHPYSLSTPGVEASTGSLGQGLSIANGIALAGKIDKKDYRVYVLIGDGEIDEGEIWEASLTASRFKLDNLCAILDHNRFQIDGSIKEIKDPYPLKEKWQSFGWEVFEVDGHNFNALPDVFSNAKHIKGKPTIIIANTIKGKGVSFMENAIEWHGKAPNEVEAKKAIEEIERGESSNG
- a CDS encoding transketolase family protein; amino-acid sequence: MDDLISLREAYGETLIELGKVNPNIIVLDADLSFSTKTHLFKDAFPDRFFDLGISEADMMGTAAGLASCGKTVFVSTFAVFATGRAWDQIRLGIAYQKLPVKIVASHGGIGIGEDGYSHQAVEDIALMRVLPSMRVIVPCDVVQTRAVIRLVANEEGPFYVRLVKQRLPIIYKYGCNFELGKSITLRAGNDITIGAIGSLVYEALQSYEILKSNKIEARVIDFASVKPIDKEAIKRACDETQGIITCEDHTVIGGLGDAVAEVILSYRPIPHRRVGIQDIYGESGSTKDLYEKYGLSSHHIVEKAMELLK
- a CDS encoding NAD-dependent deacylase, whose protein sequence is MENLAKKVSNSKFVVTLTGAGVSAESGISTFRDKDGLWKTYRVDELATPNAFARNPKLVWEWYEWRRNIIRNASPNPAHYAIAKLERTLQNFLLITQNVDNLHKVAGSEKIIELHGNIFKNKCSRCGKIYDATKGPVPLGQSLENLQCDCGGLLRPDVVWFGESIPHIEAAFNASSTCDFMLVVGTSGTVEPAASLPYIAKRAGAFILEINLNETPLTQVADYSIFGKAGEILPTLVQNLLTVQKFKV
- a CDS encoding TIGR00153 family protein — encoded protein: MDEHIRTPMKDIIKKSPFDGLLAHAAKVEECVKVLKELIECYCNGNYEKCESIVPKIVEFEQEADTLKIEIRKSLPRNIFMSVDKTDFLTCLSEQDTVLDFAEDIAIWLTLKHTKLADEVKELFLQHFYKVLESIKEYGEAIVNLKDIVRLSLRKISREATIRAMEAIHEKEREADLIEHKLGKKIFELSIDAVSVYHLLKATRLIGALANHMENAGNRVIAMIVR
- the pdxA gene encoding 4-hydroxythreonine-4-phosphate dehydrogenase PdxA → MKIGITIGDPSGIGPEVTLKALQSLKTINEVRPQEVQPQAVVIGAQSIIDETIERFGIQWDGEVINCSELKRVDVGYGKLSALAGRAAYSFILKGYELINDKKIDALVTAPICKASLNLAGFNFPGHTELLANLSNTKRFAMMLCGDEIRVTLVTTHIQLKRVPEVLTKEQIVEKIELTYEFLSTRFNIHSPKIGICALNPHGGEGIFGNEEALIIKPAIDDAKKKGILVDGPYAADTLFTRTDFDAIIAMYHDQGLIPIKLKEFGHAVNVTIGLPFVRTSPDHGTAFDIAGKGIANPESMIRAIKLAVRLAQLKPERLAEGRT
- a CDS encoding valine--tRNA ligase, encoding MQIHKIYNPKEVEGKWYKFWLDNGYFNASPNPELKPFSIVIPPPNVTDVLHLGQALNNTIQDIFIRWKRMQGFEAEWLPGVDHAGIATEVIVEKEILKGESKEKIGKEKFIELVWKWVHEKKDTIIAQLKDIGCSCDWTRTRFTLDEGLSNAVYEAFVRLYKKRMIYKGDYIVNWCPRCETALADEEVEHKEINGKLYYINYPILPVDGQVKGKNKFIQVATTRPETMLGDTACAVNPKDKKNAKFIKCTAILPLMNREIPVISDDVVDPKFGTGVVKVTPAHDPIDFELSIRHNLPKILIMDKRGVINENGGKYNGLDRFDARKKILSELKTIGLLAKTTPYRYSLGHCYRCNTVVEPILSEQWFVKMKEMAKPAIEAVENGIIKFYPDRWKGVYLNWMYNIKDWCISRQIWWGHRIPVWYCKEMLNEKCKMQNGVIVSTKRPENCPYCESKTLVQDTNVLDTWFSSWLWPFSTFGWPEETDELNYFYPTSMLSTASEIIFFWVARMIMAGYEFTGKPPFKDVYIHGTVRDAQGRKMSKSLGNGIDPRDIIKDYGTDAMRFSLITAAGEGQDPHIATNTFESGRNFTNKIWNAYRLIASLPDAEEKPGRGRSPDLPLSLADRWILSRIHKLTKDVTELLSRYKLQEPLMRIYDFLWHDFCDWYLEIIKIKKCKGIALEILDRSLKLLHPFMPFVTEEVWQMITHKEPSIMVSKWPEAETGYFDSDAEKGFEIIKNIIITCRNTRATMNIPKTKLIRLLVKCGTRERSIIDENKLYIEKLGKVKAIEFTESVPKGCTIKLTKGVEIFIPLSGLIDLKAELKKLETEQLEVSSLLKSIQARLSSPDFLSKAPREIVKKTREKVKEYEQKLLKLQEHINLIKL